The Candidatus Neomarinimicrobiota bacterium DNA window CCTCCATCCAGTGTGCATGGGAATCAGTATTTAATAAAGAGCTTCCGTACATAGTTTGTCCTTTCCAACACTCCTGGAAAATAAAAAAGCGCGGATCGAAATCCGCGCTTTTTAAACTAAAATTACCAGAAATATTTACCCCAGGATCATCTCCACCAGGAGCACTACATCTTGAATATTAACATTGCCGTCTTCATTCACATCAGCTGCTGCCAATTGACAATAATCCGATTCAGTATCAGTTCCCATGATAATAGAAACCAGTTTCACCAAATCCTGGACATTAATAGCTCCAAAATCAATGATGTCTCCCAGATCATTGTCACAATCAGCCAGGATGGAGAGTACTGGGACCATGTGGGCATTATGAACCACTTTTGTTGTATGATTTTGCACAAAAATCACCAGTTTTGCATTCTCCACGGCGATAGGTTCTGGAACTAAAAAATTTATATCAGTTAATTCGATTGAACCGGTTGTCAACAAGATTGAAGTGCCACTCCCACCGGTAATCATGTCTCTCATGACATTCTCATAGTTTGAGCCACCATAGGAAAGTCCACTTTCAGTTAGGACAACGTGAAGAGATTGATTACCACTGGTTGTTCCCAGTGGAGTGACGCTAATCGAAATTTCTCCTTCACGACCTATATCATCGTAATACCCCGTTACCTCAATTGAAACAGTCGGATCAAC harbors:
- a CDS encoding Omp28-related outer membrane protein, whose protein sequence is MSWPNPSDPYYAYNPGEANTRRTYYSVTGIPDAAFDGTSGYPGSPNGWNFINAASNVDPTVSIEVTGYYDDIGREGEISISVTPLGTTSGNQSLHVVLTESGLSYGGSNYENVMRDMITGGSGTSILLTTGSIELTDINFLVPEPIAVENAKLVIFVQNHTTKVVHNAHMVPVLSILADCDNDLGDIIDFGAINVQDLVKLVSIIMGTDTESDYCQLAAADVNEDGNVNIQDVVLLVEMILG